One Argiope bruennichi chromosome 5, qqArgBrue1.1, whole genome shotgun sequence DNA segment encodes these proteins:
- the LOC129968757 gene encoding DNA repair protein RAD50-like codes for MSMIEKMSITGIRSFGPDDRQVIEFFRPLTLILGPNGCGKTTLIECLRYVTTGDMPPNSDRGGSFVHDPKFAGEQEVKAQVKLQFKDVLGKKVVVTRSLMVTQSVKKLTLKTLEGTVKRYGPHGEKTELSTRCAEIDAEMIGFLGVSKAILNHVIFCHQEESNWPLSEGKALKQRFDEIFAATRYIKALEEIRKKRNEMTGEIKIYQTQVDSLVNNKRKAEEFQRDLESNESRLSACRDSIQELERKLQPISEKLLDIKAKQDKIGNLQGQLDKSLELIKKYEKDERDLRKSIGDSLFEGSKEDLEEEMQNFNAFVSQKRKKLEKLQQEMSNLQKKYQNDQKLKAKLLEELGKLKSENERFKQNVSLRDSKLRVLRKKLGLGDLGFDEDEPLEDSQVQNVMRNLRQRNSATQSEFQNCKLKHESNENRLQNLIQSTCMEKAQKQMQLSNNNQQMAKNKTTLRNINDELNRLDSLANLQDTVEKELQEHEEELKNVENSINVDDLRQNLSSKQRKREEYEQQLTALNQEMNTLQKESKIRHEIDLVNKDINTKQEAIDKVNSRNKDTLLHLLGQLPEQGVCDKVTTLVNNLNKKVDELNKSLEKERSNLSSLKTTEKFHSNQLAAKKELLVSNQNKIFDVCGSQNFEYSCDTLKTTIKGLQDEKGALTGSLYLFNKYIEKLKKPRPCCPLCSRSFQQVNEAQALISELQKKLQTVPSALEEKTKLITEKEKLLNKMVELKPVKEAISTLLEKEIPELEHKLEAATEDISKSSAKISETEEVLDNICSDMKTASALLPDLYLLDQNQNEMKALERRLSKLKMQIGGKDISRNFQQVTEEQNALQTQIKILNRDIEKIQQKINNHIEEVQQLKGRINDLKSEKNKMCSDMQKKSTLIEQSENITKENAGLVEATKEIKAEIAKLEVKIKELNKEKENATKSKESELEKLTTKIREEERETESIEKISHEIEQYVLANKEAELVEHEERIEKITSQIESKREELSSMSKTEKELHQDINSQELKFRNLEDNRKLIEIIELISQMNSECQKLKDKIGGYDIRSLHSDLERLNQEAKRITRERDEASIRETEFKVKIRECRKQLQDEMFKDAEKKHKDKCIELRTTQLACDDLNKYYVALNKAIMNYHQLKMKEINKIIKDLWIRTYAGNDIDYIEIQSDEDGDRGIEKTRRTFNYRVVMFKGDTPTDMRGRCSAGQKVLASLIIRLALAETFCLNCGILALDEPTTNLDRENISKLARALVDIVQSRSEQRNFQLIIITHDEDFIELLGRSETVDYFYKVSKDNNAHSKISKLYISDIP; via the exons ATGTCTATGATTGAGAAGATGTCTATAACAGGCATCCGGAGTTTTGGGCCAGATGATCGTCAGGTGATTGAGTTTTTCCGACCTCTTACATTGATCCTTGGACCAAATGGCTGTGGTAAAACG actTTAATTGAATGTTTGCGTTATGTGACTACTGGTGATATGCCTCCTAATAGTGATAGAGGTGGATCATTTGTTCATGATCCTAAA TTTGCCGGTGAACAGGAAGTAAAGGCTCAGGTCAAATTACAATTTAAGGATGTTCTGGGTAAGAAAGTCGTTGTCACAAGATCCTTAATGGTGACACAATCC GTGAAAAAATTGACTTTGAAAACTCTAGAAGGCACTGTAAAACGTTATGGTCCTCATGGTGAA aAAACTGAATTAAGTACAAGATGTGCAGAAATTGATGCAGAA ATGATTGGGTTTCTAGGAGTTTCCAAAGCAATTTTGAATCATGTCATTTTTTGCCATCAAGAGGAATCCAATTG gccTCTGAGTGAAGGGAAAGCTTTAAAACAAAGGTTTGATGAGATATTTGCTGCCACCCGTTACATAAAAGCATTAGAAGAGATTcgtaagaaaagaaatgaaatg ACaggtgaaattaaaatatatcaaacacaAGTTGATTCAttggtaaataataaaagaaaagcagaaGAA TTTCAAAGAGATTTGGAATCCAATGAATCACGTCTTTCTGCATGTAGAGACTCCATCCAAGAACTTGAGAGAAAACTTCAGCCTATTTCT gaaaagtTACTGGATATCAAAGCTAAACAAGATAAGATAGGAAACTTACAAGGGCAACTTG ataaaagTTTGGAACTTATAAAGAAGTATGAAAAAGATGAAAGAGATTTGAGAAAATCTATTGGAGATAGTTTATTTGAAGGATCTAAAGAAGATCTTGAGGAAGAAATGCAGAATTTCAATGCTTTTGTATCTCAGAAGAGGAAAAAGCTTGAAAAG CTTCAGCAAGAAATGTCAAATCTTCAAAAGAAGTACCAAAATGATCAAAAACTCAAGGCTAAACTTTTAGAAGAATTGGGTAAACTGAAATCAGAAAATGAG cGCTTCAAGCAAAATGTATCTCTCCGAGATTCTAAACTTAGAGTTTTGCGTAAGAAATTGGGCTTGGGAGATCTTGGTTTTGATGAAGATGAACCTCTTGAAGATTCTCAAGTTCAAAATGTAATGAGGAATTTAAGGCAACGCAACAGTGCCACACaaagtgaatttcaaaattgcaag CTCAAACATGAGTCAAATGAGAATCGTCTTCAAAATTTAATCCAATCTACATGTATGGAGAAAGCTCAAAAGCAAATGCAGTTGTCTAACAATAATCAACAAATG gcTAAGAATAAAACAACTTTGCGCAAtattaatgatgaattaaatCGTCTGGATTCATTAGCAAATCTTCAAGATACTGTTGAAAAAGAACTTCAGGAACAT gaagaagaattgaaaaatgtagaaaattctaTCAATGTTGATGATCTTCGTCAAAATTTATCATCAAAGCAACGAAAGAGAGAAGAATATGAACAACAACTAACAGCattaaa CCAGGAGATGAATACTCttcaaaaagaaagtaaaatacgCCATGAAATTGATTtagtaaataaagatattaataccAAACAAGAAGCCATTGATAAAGT gaATTCTCGAAACAAAGATACACTTTTACATCTTCTTGGTCAACTACCAGAACAGGGTGTTTGTGATAAAGTTACCACATTAGTGAA caatttaaataaaaaagttgatgaGTTGAATAAAAGTCTAGAGAAGGAGCGCTCTAATTTATCTTCTCTGAAAACAACAGAGAAATTTCACTC GAATCAACTTGCAGCTAAGAAAGAACTACTTGTCTCCAATCAGaacaaaatatttgatgtttgtggtagtcaaaattttgaatatagttGTGATACTTTAAAAACAACCATTAAGGGTCTACAAGA tgagaaAGGAGCTTTGACTGGAAGTTTGTACCTCTTCAACAAGTACATTGAAAAACTAAAGAAACCAAGGCCTTGTTGTCCTTTATGTAGTAGGTCCTTCCAACAAGTAAATGAAGCTCAAGCTCTAATAAGTGAA ctgCAAAAGAAGCTACAAACTGTCCCTAGTGCTCTAGAAGAAAAAACAAAGTTGAttacagagaaagaaaaattgttgaataagATGGTGGAATTGAAACCTGTGAAGGAAGCA atttcaactCTATTAGAAAAAGAGATTCCTGAATTAGAGCATAAATTAGAGGCAGCTACAGAGGACATATCAAAATCATCTGCCAAAATTTCTGAG ACGGAAGAAGTACTGGATAATATTTGTAGTGATATGAAAACAGCTTCAGCTCTTTTACCAGATTTATATCTGCTTGACCAAAACCAGAATGAGATGAAAGCATTAGAAAGACGCCTTTCCAAATTGAAGATGCAAATTGGTGGAAAAg acatttctagaaattttcaACAAGTGACTGAGGAACAGAATGCTCTGCAGACtcaaat aaaaatattaaaccgTGACATTGAAAAGATTCAACAGAAAATTAATAACCATATTGAAGAAGTGCAACAGCTGAAAGGAAGAATCAATGAcctaaaatctgagaaaaataaaatgtgcagTGACATGCAAAAAAAATCTACTCTTATAGAACAGTCTGAAaacataacaaaagaaaatgcaGGACTTGTTGAAGCTACAAAA GAAATAAAAGCTGAAATTGCAAAATTAGAG GTAAAGATCAAGGAAttgaataaagagaaagaaaatgccACAAAGTCCAAGGAAAGTGAATTGGAGAAATTGACCACAaaa atcAGGGAAGAAGAACGAGAAACTGAGAGCATTGAAAAGATATCCCATGAAATCGAACA GTATGTCTTAGCTAATAAAGAAGCAGAATTAGTAGAACATGaggaaagaattgaaaaaataacttctcAAATTGAATCCAAGAGGGAAGAATTAAGCAGCATGAGCAAAACAGAAAAAGAACTCCACCAAGACATTAATTCTCAAgag ttaaaatttcgAAACTTGGAAGATAACAGAAAGCTTATTGAAATCATTGAGTTGATCAGCCAAATGAATTCTGAATGtcagaaattaaaagataaaattggtGGTTATGACATCAGATCTTTACATAG TGACTTAGAGCGTCTGAATCAGGAAGCGAAAAGAATTACAAGAGAAAGAGATGAAGCAAGTATACGTGAGACAGAGTTCAAAGTGAAAATTAGAGAATGCAGGAAGCAGCTTCAAGATGAGATGTTTAAGGATGCTGAGAAGAAGCATAAAGACAAATGCATAGAGTTAAGG ACCACTCAATTGGCTTGTGATGATTTGAACAAGTATTATGTAGCCCTAAATAAAGCCATTATGAATTACCATCAGTTAAAgatgaaagaaataaacaaaatcattaaagATTTGTGGATAAGGACATATGCTGGAAATG ATATTGATTACATTGAGATACAGTCAGATGAAGATGGAGACCGTGGAATAGAAAAGACTCGAAGGACTTTTAATTATCGTGTGGTGATGTTCAAAGGAGATACACCCACTGACATGAGAGGGCGATGCAGTGCTGGTCAAAAG GTTTTAGCATCCCTTATCATTCGATTAGCCTTAGCTGAGACTTTCTGTTTAAACTGTGGGATTTTAGCACTAGACGAACCCACTACAAATCTTGACCGTGAAAACATCTCAAAGCTTGCTCGAGCTCTTGTGGA